Proteins from a genomic interval of Zingiber officinale cultivar Zhangliang chromosome 2A, Zo_v1.1, whole genome shotgun sequence:
- the LOC122040773 gene encoding argininosuccinate synthase, chloroplastic-like, which translates to MAQIHAVGISSFPKIALRGIPVHRDNFGCQRKSCFKEINARSSGSCGKMTSQYGLQQKHAVRCQGIQNVMADGTREDVAYSKNTNTGGLRGKLNKVVLAYSGGLDTSVIVPWLRENYGCEVVCFTADVGQGDLEMDGLEQKAKASGASQLVVKDLKEEFVREYIFPCLRAGAVYERKYLLGTSMARPVIAKAMVDVAKEVGADAVSHGCTGKGNDQVRFELTFFALNPELQVVAPWREWDITGREDAIEYAKKHSVPVPVSKKSIYSRDRNLWHLSHEGDILEDPANEPKKDMYMMTVDPEDAPSQPEYLEIGIESGLPVSINGRKLSPATLLSELNKVGGRHGVGRIDMVENRLVGMKSRGVYETPGGTILWAAARELESLTLDRETIQMKDLLALKYAELVYAGRWFDPLRYSMDAFMEKITETTTGSVMLKLYKGSVIVASRKSPHSLYREDISSFETGAIYNQADAAGFIRLYGLPTRVRAMLEKGL; encoded by the exons ATGGCTCAGATACATGCAGTCGGAATTTCTTCATTTCCCAAGATCGCTCTCCGTG GGATTCCAGTCCATCGAGATAATTTTGGCTGCCAGAGGAAGTCCTGCTTCAAGGAG ATCAATGCAAGATCGTCTGGATCCTGTGGTAAAATGACCAGCCAATATGGTTTGCAGCAAAAACATGCAGTTAGGTGCCAAG GTATTCAAAATGTTATGGCTGATGGCACACGGGAAGATGTGGCATATTCCAAGAATACTAATACTGGTGGACTGCGTGGTAAGCTAAACAAAGTTGTTTTGGCTTATAGTGGTGGTTTGGACACCTCAGTAATTGTACCTTGGTTAAG GGAGAACTATGGATGTGAAGTTGTATGTTTCACTGCTGATGTTGGTCAA GGTGATTTAGAGATGGATGGTTTGGAGCAGAAGGCCAAAGCTAGTGGTGCAAGTCAACTTGTTGTGAAGGATTTAAAGGAGGAATTTGTTAGGGAGTACATATTTCCTTGTTTGCGAGCTGGTGCagtttatgaaagaaaatatttgCTTGGAACATCAATGGCTCGGCCTGTTATTGCTAAG GCAATGGTTGATGTTGCCAAAGAAGTTGGTGCTGATGCTGTTTCACATGGATGCACAGGAAAAGGAAATGATCAG GTTCGGTTTGAGCTAACTTTCTTTGCTTTAAACCCTGAACTTCAAGTCGTTGCACCTTGGAGGGAATGGGACATAACAGGGCGAGAGGATGCTATTGAATATGCAAAGAAACACAGTGTTCCTGTTCCAGTTTCAAAAAAGTCTATTTATAGCCGAGATCGGAATCTTTGGCACCTTAGCCATGAG GGTGACATTCTTGAAGATCCGGCAAATGAGCCAAAGAAGGATATGTACATGATGACTGTTGATCCAGAAGATGCTCCTAGTCAGCCTGA ATATTTGGAAATTGGAATTGAATCTGGCCTTCCTGTTTCCATCAATGGAAGAAAGCTTTCCCCTGCAACCCTCCTTTCAGAACTCAACAAGGTTGGCGGGAGGCATGGCGTTGGACGAATAGACATGGTCGAGAATCGCCTTGTTGGCATGAAATCCCGGGGAGTGTATGAAACCCCCGGCGGTACAATCCTTTGGGCAGCTGCTCGTGAACTCGAGTCCTTGACACTCGACAGGGAAACCATCCAGATGAAGGACTTACTAGCACTCAAATATGCTGAGCTGGTGTATGCTGGCCGTTGGTTTGACCCTCTGCGCTACTCCATGGACGCCTTCATGGAGAAGATCACAGAGACCACAACTGGATCCGTCATGCTCAAGCTGTACAAAGGTTCTGTCATCGTGGCATCACGAAAAAGTCCACATAGCTTGTACAGGGAGGACATCTCTTCCTTTGAGACTGGGGCAATCTATAACCAGGCTGATGCTGCTGGATTCATTCGCCTCTACGGGCTTCCTACTAGGGTGCGGGCAATGCTCGAGAAGGGTTTATGA
- the LOC122040774 gene encoding protein FAR1-RELATED SEQUENCE 6-like yields the protein MEHTDAEVLSNDITVEVPVDDGDPEMNGKELEVGEPLKGMGSDCMNDSFENKEVFSVKDNAADNEKMEHNAFDTDTKVVQEDDLTPRLGMTFRTREEVCNFYKAYAMTVGFGVAVQKSSFATSGQCRRVIIACSKVGKGKTDPCYKARQSAKTDCQAKIVAKASGDGMLHLVEVNNEHNHPVNPSTARFLNCYKKMAGSRKQESTGQANVQGSSQSDGIESGDPAKIGRLKLTKGDDEAVYQFFANMQNKDPNFFYLVDLDDHGCLRNLFWADGRSKMSYQYFGDVISIDTTFLTEKYDLPLVLFVGMNHHGQLVLLGCGLISSETIQSYTWLCKAFLTCMLDCCPNAIVTDYSKAIQGAVLDVFPDTRYRWCLSSILSEVPKKLKGLPEYKEIKKALKKSAYDSLKIEDFEKSWMKMIVDNGLESNEWLTSLYENRHNWVPAFLKHTFWAGMSMYQRGETINNYLNGYVYPKTSLKQFFSKYEVILQSKYKKEAEADSESHKTPLLISKFYMEEQISKVYTFNMFRKFQEELKATMYCDVLAIRIDGPVINFQVKECSFIEDGKPTENKDHEVLYNADKLEVQCICGSFEFCGILCRHALSVFKFQQIFEISSPYILSRWKKDYKRLSAFERSRSLNDMQVDNPVARYDYLTMRCLHLAELGFISDDRYQVALKLLKEVEKSLLDDVICRERQPRLLSFETQANGNVQNLLLAQIGTSGVSKNSGSLHVKRRGRPPKKLKESDIETLARPNKEQDFLRSSLIGSEASILQSGATATHLNAQRIDLMEDITTGDLSFGSHFGMHINHEHHIDSQPRTQTHNLLQGQYDPQTIGSQSRMQWIYQQILQDDHVPKVPSGRRAG from the exons ATGGAGCATACGGACGCCGAA GTCTTGTCAAATGACATTACTGTGGAAGTGCCTGTGGATGATGGTGATCCTGAGATGAATGGAAAAGAACTTGAAGTTGGAGAGCCACTGAAG GGCATGGGAAGTGACTGCATGAATGATTCATTTGAGAACAAGGAGGTATTCAGTGTCAAGGACAATGCTGCTGATAATGAGAAAATGGAGCATAATGCGTTTGATACGGATACTAAAGTAGTTCAAGAGGATGATCTAACACCTAGGCTAGGGATGACCTTTAGAACTAGGGAGgaagtttgtaatttttataAAGCATATGCTATGACTGTTGGCTTTGGAGTGGCTGTGCAGAAGTCATCATTTGCAACTTCGGGGCAGTGTAGACGGGTAATAATTGCTTGCTCTAAGGTGGGCAAGGGAAAAACTGATCCTTGCTATAAAGCCAGACAATCTGCCAAAACAGATTGCCAAGCTAAGATTGTTGCGAAAGCTTCAGGGGACGGGATGCTTCATTTGGTGGAGGTTAATAATGAACACAACCATCCAGTCAATCCTTCAACAGCACGGTTTTTGAATTGTTACAAGAAAATGGCTGGCTCAAGGAAACAAGAATCTACAGGACAAGCAAATGTGCAAGGGAGTTCTCAATCTGATGGGATAGAATCTGGAGATCCTGCTAAAATAGGGAGATTGAAGCTCACTAAGGGGGATGACGAGGCTGTTTATCAATTCTTTGCAAATATGCAGAATAAAGATCCAAACTTCTTTTATTTGGTTGATTTAGACGATCATGGTTGCTTGAGAAATTTGTTCTGGGCTGATGGTAGGAGTAAGATGTCATATCAGTATTTCGGGGATGTCATTTCCATTGATACAACCTTCTTGACTGAAAAGTATGATTTGCCTCTTGTTTTGTTTGTGGGTATGAATCATCATGGCCAGTTAGTGTTGCTGGGATGTGGTTTGATTTCTTCTGAAACTATCCAGAGTTATACGTGGTTATGCAAAGCATTTTTAACCTGTATGTTAGATTGCTGCCCAAATGCTATTGTCACAGACTATTCCAAGGCCATTCAAGGCGCTGTCCTAGATGTGTTTCCTGACACTAGATATCGTTGGTGCTTGTCCAGTATTCTAAGTGAAGTTCCAAAGAAATTGAAAGGGCTTCCTGAATACAAAGAAATTAAGAAAGCATTAAAAAAATCAGCATATGATTCCTtgaagatagaagattttgaaaaatcttggatGAAGATGATTGTGGATAATGGGCTTGAAAGTAATGAATGGCTTACTTCACTATATGAAAACAGACACAATTGGGTGCCAGCTTTTCTAAAACACACATTTTGGGCTGGAATGTCCATGTACCAACGTGGTGAAACTATAAACAATTATCTTAATGGATATGTCTATCCAAAGACTTCCCTAAAGCAATTCTTTAGTAAGTATGAGGTGATACTGCAGAGTAAATACAAAAAGGAGGCAGAAGCAGATTCAGAATCTCACAAGACTCCACTTTTGATATCAAAATTTTACATGGAAGAACAGATATCAAAAGTGTACACTTTTAATATGTTTAGGAAATTCCAGGAGGAGCTAAAAGCTACAATGTATTGTGATGTTTTGGCAATCCGGATAGATGGGCCAGTCATTAATTTTCAAGTCAAGGAGTGCTCGTTCATTGAAGATGGTAAACCCACAGAAAATAAGGATCATGAGGTTCTTTATAATGCAGATAAACTTGAGGTTCAATGCATTTGTGGTTCTTTTGAGTTCTGTGGCATTTTGTGTAGACATGCTTTGTCTGTATTTAAGTTCCAGCAGATCTTTGAGATTTCATCTCCTTACATTCTTAGTCGCTGGAAAAAGGATTACAAGCGACTAAGTGCTTTTGAACGCTCCCGCTCCTTGAATGACATGCAGGTTGATAATCCTGTGGCCCGCTATGATTATTTGACTATGCGCTGTCTTCATCTAGCTGAGTTAGGATTCATATCAGATGATAGGTACCAAGTTGCTTTGAAGTTATTAAAAGAGGTTGAGAAGTCGCTTTTAGATGATGTTATTTGTAGAGAGAGGCAGCCCAGACTTCTATCTTTTGAAACTCAGGCTAATGGCAATGTCCAAAATCTTTTATTAGCACAGATTGGAACCTCTGGCGTTAGTAAGAATTCAGGTTCTTTGCATGTCAAACGCCGAGGCCGGCCACCGAAAAAGCTAAAGGAGTCTGATATCGAAACTTTAGCTCGGCCCAACAAGGAACAG GATTTTTTGAGATCATCATTGATTGGTAGCGAAGCTAGTATCCTTCAATCGGGTGCAACTGCTACTCACCTTAATGCACAGCGAATTGATTTGATG GAAGACATCACCACAGGTGACTTGTCATTTGGCAGTCATTTTGGCATGCACATAAATCACGAGCATCACATTGACAGTCAGCCAAGGACACAAACACACAATCTGTTGCAG GGTCAATATGATCCGCAAACAATAGGAAGTCAGTCACGGATGCAGTGGATTTATCAACAAATACTTCAA GATGACCATGTACCAAAAGTACCTTCTGGTAGAAGGGCCGGGTAG